The Papaver somniferum cultivar HN1 chromosome 3, ASM357369v1, whole genome shotgun sequence genome includes a region encoding these proteins:
- the LOC113358355 gene encoding histone deacetylase 14-like isoform X2 encodes MSLGLVGSNAHQLSFFTLSTQTVEEQTHSISRISACKRINMSGYAFPGLCHLLVNQENPCRRALDKNIFKPEKTCFGNLGRPISCLSGGEREADAGPQSDARVIYSVAPAMGHDMEAHPESNFRVPAITSALEKLELTPKHRGSAIIELLNYKSATVDDIATVHSKSYVSGLEKVMDLASRDGLIFLEGDTYATSTTFQESLIAAGAGISLVDSVVAASKLSNKPPIGFALVRPPGHHAIPKGPMGFCVFGNLAVAARHVQRVHGLKKVFIIDFDVHHGNGTSDAFYDDPDVFFLSTHQDGSYPGTGKIGEIGHGRGEGTTLNLPLPGGSGDTAMRRVFEEIIVPSAQRFKPDIILVSAGYDAHVLDPLASLQFTTNTYHMLASNIKQLATELCKGRCVFFLEGGYNLQSLSYSVADSFQAFLDEPSLGIKFDDPAILYEEPLEKVRQAIQRVKHIHTL; translated from the exons ATGAGTCTCGGACTCGTAGGATCTAACGCCCATCAATTATCTTTCTTCACTCTTTCTACTCAAACAGTTGAAGAGCAAACTCATTCGATCTCCAGGATTTCTGCATGCAAGAGGATAAATATGTCAG GATACGCTTTTCCAGGACTGTGTCACTTGCTGGTTAACCAGGAAAATCCTTGCAGACGTGCTCTAGACAAAAACATATTCAAGCCAGAGAAAACCTGTTTCGGAAACCTTGGACGTCCTATTTCCTGTTTAAGCGGTGGAGAAAGAGAGGCAGATGCTGGACCACAATCTGATGCACGTGTGATTTATTCTGTAGCACCAGCAATGGGTCATGATATG GAGGCCCATCCAGAATCTAACTTTAGGGTTCCTGCAATAACGAGTGCTCTTGAAAAACTGGAGCTTACTCCGAAG CACCGTGGTTCAGCCATCATTGAACTTCTAAATTACAAGTCTGCAACAGTTGATGACATTGCAACTGTTCATTCTAAATCATATGTTAGTGGACTTGAGAAG GTTATGGATCTGGCTTCTCGAGATGGTTTGATTTTCCTCGAGGGAGATACTTATGCTACTTCAACA ACATTTCAGGAGTCCCTCATTGCTGCTGGAGCAGGAATTTCCTTAGTAGATTCAGTG GTCGCAGCATCAAAATTGAGTAATAAGCCTCCTATTGGATTTGCTCTGGTAAGGCCTCCAGGTCATCACGCTATTCCAAAAGGACCTATGGGTTTTTGTGTATTTGGAAACTTGGCAGTGGCTGCTCGGCATGTCCAGCGCGTGCATGGTCTAAAAAAAGTCTTCATAATTGATTTTGATGTTCACCATGGAAATGGGACAAGTGACGCTTTCTATGATGACCCAGATGTATTCTTCCTTTCAACTCATCAA GATGGCAGTTACCCTGGTACCGGTAAGATAGGTGAGATAGGTCATGGCAGAGGAGAGGGAACAACACTAAACTTGCCTTTGCCAGGAGGTTCTGGTGATACAGCGATGAGGCGTGTGTTTGAAGAAATCATTGTACCAAGTGCTCAAAGGTTCAAGCCAGATATAATTCTTGTTTCCGCTGG GTATGATGCCCATGTACTGGATCCATTAGCTTCTCTTCAGTTCACAACAAACACATACCACATGCTAGCATCAAACATCAAGCAACTAGCTACGGAGCTATGCAAGGGACGTTGTGTATTTTTCCTTGAAGGAGGGTACAATCTTCAATCTCTTTCGTACTCTGTAGCAGATTCATTCCAGGCTTTTCTTGACGAGCCAAGTTTGGGCATCAAGTTTGATGATCCTGCCATCTTGTACGAAGAACCATTGGAAAAGGTCAGACAAGCGATTCAGAGAGTCAAGCACATCCATACTCTTTAA
- the LOC113358355 gene encoding histone deacetylase 14-like isoform X4, translating into MSGYAFPGLCHLLVNQENPCRRALDKNIFKPEKTCFGNLGRPISCLSGGEREADAGPQSDARVIYSVAPAMGHDMEAHPESNFRVPAITSALEKLELTPKHRGSAIIELLNYKSATVDDIATVHSKSYVSGLEKVMDLASRDGLIFLEGDTYATSTTFQESLIAAGAGISLVDSVVAASKLSNKPPIGFALVRPPGHHAIPKGPMGFCVFGNLAVAARHVQRVHGLKKVFIIDFDVHHGNGTSDAFYDDPDVFFLSTHQDGSYPGTGKIGEIGHGRGEGTTLNLPLPGGSGDTAMRRVFEEIIVPSAQRFKPDIILVSAGYDAHVLDPLASLQFTTNTYHMLASNIKQLATELCKGRCVFFLEGGYNLQSLSYSVADSFQAFLDEPSLGIKFDDPAILYEEPLEKVRQAIQRVKHIHTL; encoded by the exons ATGTCAG GATACGCTTTTCCAGGACTGTGTCACTTGCTGGTTAACCAGGAAAATCCTTGCAGACGTGCTCTAGACAAAAACATATTCAAGCCAGAGAAAACCTGTTTCGGAAACCTTGGACGTCCTATTTCCTGTTTAAGCGGTGGAGAAAGAGAGGCAGATGCTGGACCACAATCTGATGCACGTGTGATTTATTCTGTAGCACCAGCAATGGGTCATGATATG GAGGCCCATCCAGAATCTAACTTTAGGGTTCCTGCAATAACGAGTGCTCTTGAAAAACTGGAGCTTACTCCGAAG CACCGTGGTTCAGCCATCATTGAACTTCTAAATTACAAGTCTGCAACAGTTGATGACATTGCAACTGTTCATTCTAAATCATATGTTAGTGGACTTGAGAAG GTTATGGATCTGGCTTCTCGAGATGGTTTGATTTTCCTCGAGGGAGATACTTATGCTACTTCAACA ACATTTCAGGAGTCCCTCATTGCTGCTGGAGCAGGAATTTCCTTAGTAGATTCAGTG GTCGCAGCATCAAAATTGAGTAATAAGCCTCCTATTGGATTTGCTCTGGTAAGGCCTCCAGGTCATCACGCTATTCCAAAAGGACCTATGGGTTTTTGTGTATTTGGAAACTTGGCAGTGGCTGCTCGGCATGTCCAGCGCGTGCATGGTCTAAAAAAAGTCTTCATAATTGATTTTGATGTTCACCATGGAAATGGGACAAGTGACGCTTTCTATGATGACCCAGATGTATTCTTCCTTTCAACTCATCAA GATGGCAGTTACCCTGGTACCGGTAAGATAGGTGAGATAGGTCATGGCAGAGGAGAGGGAACAACACTAAACTTGCCTTTGCCAGGAGGTTCTGGTGATACAGCGATGAGGCGTGTGTTTGAAGAAATCATTGTACCAAGTGCTCAAAGGTTCAAGCCAGATATAATTCTTGTTTCCGCTGG GTATGATGCCCATGTACTGGATCCATTAGCTTCTCTTCAGTTCACAACAAACACATACCACATGCTAGCATCAAACATCAAGCAACTAGCTACGGAGCTATGCAAGGGACGTTGTGTATTTTTCCTTGAAGGAGGGTACAATCTTCAATCTCTTTCGTACTCTGTAGCAGATTCATTCCAGGCTTTTCTTGACGAGCCAAGTTTGGGCATCAAGTTTGATGATCCTGCCATCTTGTACGAAGAACCATTGGAAAAGGTCAGACAAGCGATTCAGAGAGTCAAGCACATCCATACTCTTTAA
- the LOC113358355 gene encoding histone deacetylase 14-like isoform X3: MSGLSSSLRPGGYAFPGLCHLLVNQENPCRRALDKNIFKPEKTCFGNLGRPISCLSGGEREADAGPQSDARVIYSVAPAMGHDMEAHPESNFRVPAITSALEKLELTPKHRGSAIIELLNYKSATVDDIATVHSKSYVSGLEKVMDLASRDGLIFLEGDTYATSTTFQESLIAAGAGISLVDSVVAASKLSNKPPIGFALVRPPGHHAIPKGPMGFCVFGNLAVAARHVQRVHGLKKVFIIDFDVHHGNGTSDAFYDDPDVFFLSTHQDGSYPGTGKIGEIGHGRGEGTTLNLPLPGGSGDTAMRRVFEEIIVPSAQRFKPDIILVSAGYDAHVLDPLASLQFTTNTYHMLASNIKQLATELCKGRCVFFLEGGYNLQSLSYSVADSFQAFLDEPSLGIKFDDPAILYEEPLEKVRQAIQRVKHIHTL, encoded by the exons ATGTCAG GTCTTTCGTCCTCGCTTCGACCTGGAG GATACGCTTTTCCAGGACTGTGTCACTTGCTGGTTAACCAGGAAAATCCTTGCAGACGTGCTCTAGACAAAAACATATTCAAGCCAGAGAAAACCTGTTTCGGAAACCTTGGACGTCCTATTTCCTGTTTAAGCGGTGGAGAAAGAGAGGCAGATGCTGGACCACAATCTGATGCACGTGTGATTTATTCTGTAGCACCAGCAATGGGTCATGATATG GAGGCCCATCCAGAATCTAACTTTAGGGTTCCTGCAATAACGAGTGCTCTTGAAAAACTGGAGCTTACTCCGAAG CACCGTGGTTCAGCCATCATTGAACTTCTAAATTACAAGTCTGCAACAGTTGATGACATTGCAACTGTTCATTCTAAATCATATGTTAGTGGACTTGAGAAG GTTATGGATCTGGCTTCTCGAGATGGTTTGATTTTCCTCGAGGGAGATACTTATGCTACTTCAACA ACATTTCAGGAGTCCCTCATTGCTGCTGGAGCAGGAATTTCCTTAGTAGATTCAGTG GTCGCAGCATCAAAATTGAGTAATAAGCCTCCTATTGGATTTGCTCTGGTAAGGCCTCCAGGTCATCACGCTATTCCAAAAGGACCTATGGGTTTTTGTGTATTTGGAAACTTGGCAGTGGCTGCTCGGCATGTCCAGCGCGTGCATGGTCTAAAAAAAGTCTTCATAATTGATTTTGATGTTCACCATGGAAATGGGACAAGTGACGCTTTCTATGATGACCCAGATGTATTCTTCCTTTCAACTCATCAA GATGGCAGTTACCCTGGTACCGGTAAGATAGGTGAGATAGGTCATGGCAGAGGAGAGGGAACAACACTAAACTTGCCTTTGCCAGGAGGTTCTGGTGATACAGCGATGAGGCGTGTGTTTGAAGAAATCATTGTACCAAGTGCTCAAAGGTTCAAGCCAGATATAATTCTTGTTTCCGCTGG GTATGATGCCCATGTACTGGATCCATTAGCTTCTCTTCAGTTCACAACAAACACATACCACATGCTAGCATCAAACATCAAGCAACTAGCTACGGAGCTATGCAAGGGACGTTGTGTATTTTTCCTTGAAGGAGGGTACAATCTTCAATCTCTTTCGTACTCTGTAGCAGATTCATTCCAGGCTTTTCTTGACGAGCCAAGTTTGGGCATCAAGTTTGATGATCCTGCCATCTTGTACGAAGAACCATTGGAAAAGGTCAGACAAGCGATTCAGAGAGTCAAGCACATCCATACTCTTTAA
- the LOC113358355 gene encoding histone deacetylase 14-like isoform X1, whose amino-acid sequence MSLGLVGSNAHQLSFFTLSTQTVEEQTHSISRISACKRINMSGLSSSLRPGGYAFPGLCHLLVNQENPCRRALDKNIFKPEKTCFGNLGRPISCLSGGEREADAGPQSDARVIYSVAPAMGHDMEAHPESNFRVPAITSALEKLELTPKHRGSAIIELLNYKSATVDDIATVHSKSYVSGLEKVMDLASRDGLIFLEGDTYATSTTFQESLIAAGAGISLVDSVVAASKLSNKPPIGFALVRPPGHHAIPKGPMGFCVFGNLAVAARHVQRVHGLKKVFIIDFDVHHGNGTSDAFYDDPDVFFLSTHQDGSYPGTGKIGEIGHGRGEGTTLNLPLPGGSGDTAMRRVFEEIIVPSAQRFKPDIILVSAGYDAHVLDPLASLQFTTNTYHMLASNIKQLATELCKGRCVFFLEGGYNLQSLSYSVADSFQAFLDEPSLGIKFDDPAILYEEPLEKVRQAIQRVKHIHTL is encoded by the exons ATGAGTCTCGGACTCGTAGGATCTAACGCCCATCAATTATCTTTCTTCACTCTTTCTACTCAAACAGTTGAAGAGCAAACTCATTCGATCTCCAGGATTTCTGCATGCAAGAGGATAAATATGTCAG GTCTTTCGTCCTCGCTTCGACCTGGAG GATACGCTTTTCCAGGACTGTGTCACTTGCTGGTTAACCAGGAAAATCCTTGCAGACGTGCTCTAGACAAAAACATATTCAAGCCAGAGAAAACCTGTTTCGGAAACCTTGGACGTCCTATTTCCTGTTTAAGCGGTGGAGAAAGAGAGGCAGATGCTGGACCACAATCTGATGCACGTGTGATTTATTCTGTAGCACCAGCAATGGGTCATGATATG GAGGCCCATCCAGAATCTAACTTTAGGGTTCCTGCAATAACGAGTGCTCTTGAAAAACTGGAGCTTACTCCGAAG CACCGTGGTTCAGCCATCATTGAACTTCTAAATTACAAGTCTGCAACAGTTGATGACATTGCAACTGTTCATTCTAAATCATATGTTAGTGGACTTGAGAAG GTTATGGATCTGGCTTCTCGAGATGGTTTGATTTTCCTCGAGGGAGATACTTATGCTACTTCAACA ACATTTCAGGAGTCCCTCATTGCTGCTGGAGCAGGAATTTCCTTAGTAGATTCAGTG GTCGCAGCATCAAAATTGAGTAATAAGCCTCCTATTGGATTTGCTCTGGTAAGGCCTCCAGGTCATCACGCTATTCCAAAAGGACCTATGGGTTTTTGTGTATTTGGAAACTTGGCAGTGGCTGCTCGGCATGTCCAGCGCGTGCATGGTCTAAAAAAAGTCTTCATAATTGATTTTGATGTTCACCATGGAAATGGGACAAGTGACGCTTTCTATGATGACCCAGATGTATTCTTCCTTTCAACTCATCAA GATGGCAGTTACCCTGGTACCGGTAAGATAGGTGAGATAGGTCATGGCAGAGGAGAGGGAACAACACTAAACTTGCCTTTGCCAGGAGGTTCTGGTGATACAGCGATGAGGCGTGTGTTTGAAGAAATCATTGTACCAAGTGCTCAAAGGTTCAAGCCAGATATAATTCTTGTTTCCGCTGG GTATGATGCCCATGTACTGGATCCATTAGCTTCTCTTCAGTTCACAACAAACACATACCACATGCTAGCATCAAACATCAAGCAACTAGCTACGGAGCTATGCAAGGGACGTTGTGTATTTTTCCTTGAAGGAGGGTACAATCTTCAATCTCTTTCGTACTCTGTAGCAGATTCATTCCAGGCTTTTCTTGACGAGCCAAGTTTGGGCATCAAGTTTGATGATCCTGCCATCTTGTACGAAGAACCATTGGAAAAGGTCAGACAAGCGATTCAGAGAGTCAAGCACATCCATACTCTTTAA